Below is a window of Nitrospirota bacterium DNA.
TTAATCTTAAGGCCGGGATTGCAAGAAGAATTCCAATCAGCGTAGAAAAGGCTGTTGAAAATATCAGGCATGCCCAGAAGGGGAGAAAAAAATTTGTTGAAAGAAGTGCAAAGCTATATGCACCTGTTGCATAAAAGGCAACAAACCCAAGATTTAACAGCCCTGCAAAACCAACCACTACATTGAGCCCAATTGCCAGGATTATATATATGCCGGCAAGGACAAAGACATCAAGCATATAGTCACTGGATATGAAAGGGAGAAACAATAATATTAAGACAAGGAAGGTAGCCAATAATCCCCTGTTGATAGCAGGGATCTTTAACCTCAGGGTTTTGATTTTCATTAAAAGAGGCCTTATAAAGCGAAAGAGCAGGACAGAAACGATAAGTCCGGCAAATGCTAAAAGAGCTGTCTTTAACCCGGTAAAGGGCAACATCAATAAGGAAACCCACGCCGCTATGATAAAAATATTCATACCTTATCTCCTGCTGAGCTTCCAAAAAGCCCTGAAGGTTTTATAAGCAATATAAGAATTAAAAGAATAAAGGCATAGGCATCTTTGTATTCGCTCGAGATATAGCCCGCGCTAAGGCTTTCAACAATACCGAGAATAAAGCCACCCACCATCGCCCCCGGGATACTGCCAATACCTCCCAGCACTGCTGCAGTGAAAGCCTTAATGCCAACGATGTAGCCCATGGAATAATTAACAAGACCGTAATATGTGGCCACCATTACTCCTGCAACTGCAGCGAGGCCTGAACCGATAATGAAAGTAATTGAAATTATCCAGTCCATGTTTATCCCGACAAGAGAGGCCATAACTTTATCCTGAGCTACCGCGCGTATTGCCTTGCCGAGTTTAGTCCTCATCACAAACAGATGGAGAGCAAACATAAGCAAGATAGAAACACAGATTATTAAGAACTGCACATAGGTAATACTGGCACCCATCAACTTAAAACCCTGTGCCTCGAAAAAATCAGGAAAGACCTTGTCAGTTGCGCCCTGTGTAAGCATAACGTAATTCTGAAGAAAAATAGATACACCAATGGCACTTATAAAGGGACTCAGCCTCGGAGCGTGTCTCAAAGGCCTGTATGCTGTCTTCTCCATGGTAAAGCCATATGCAGAACAAAAGATTACAGTGAGCAGGATAGTAAGTATAAAGGCTAATGGAAAATTTGCTGCCGTGAGCCCTATTGCTGT
It encodes the following:
- a CDS encoding branched-chain amino acid ABC transporter permease; the protein is MFFQQLVNGFTLGGVYALIALGYTMVYGILGLINFAHGEVYMIGAYLGIIFLAFFTAIGLTAANFPLAFILTILLTVIFCSAYGFTMEKTAYRPLRHAPRLSPFISAIGVSIFLQNYVMLTQGATDKVFPDFFEAQGFKLMGASITYVQFLIICVSILLMFALHLFVMRTKLGKAIRAVAQDKVMASLVGINMDWIISITFIIGSGLAAVAGVMVATYYGLVNYSMGYIVGIKAFTAAVLGGIGSIPGAMVGGFILGIVESLSAGYISSEYKDAYAFILLILILLIKPSGLFGSSAGDKV